From Gemmatimonadaceae bacterium:
ATGACGGCGCGAACGTCCGGCGCCGGCATCCGCGCGAGCGTCACATCGTGGCGAGGTGAGTAGCACACCACGCGGCAAACGCCACGTTCCGGCGCCGATCGAAACAGATCGCCCTCGGCCGCCTTGGCCGCGGACGTCGGCTCGAGCGCCGGAAAATCATTGTCGAACGCGAACGTCGCATCGTAGCGCGGGTTGGTGCGGCCCGATGCACGACGGTTGCCGGGACACAGATAGCACGAAGCATCGTAGTGTCGCGTCTCGACCGGCTGTTCCGGCTCGACCTGCCCTTGCCACGGCCGTGCGAGGCGCTGTGGTGAGACGAGCACCCACTCGTCGAGCAAGGGGTTGTACCGGCGATGCGTGGACGCGAGCTCCGAGGCCATGGGTAACGGTACACCTCGCGGGAACGCGTCGCCACCTGACAAGTCGCCAGGGGCGCCGGGGACGCTCTTAGAGATCCCTAAACTTGCGGTACCGGCCGGTCGCGCGTCCGATCGCACGCAATACCGGAAACACGATGGCGCGCACCGGGCGCGGAATGGCCGCCAATTCGTTCTCCTCGGCGAAGTGGTGGAGCAAGAACGCCAGGTCGAAGAGACCCGGGCGCCTTCCACCGTGCTCGGCGAACGAGCGATAGAGGGCCGCGATGAATGCCTCGAAGCGCATCGGGGGCGAAATCCGGCCCGTGCACCGCATCAGGGTATCCCCCGCGTTCCAGAATCGGTGCGCGACGCCCGCTGGGAACACCACTGTCATACCGGGCTCCGCGGTCCGCACCGGGCCGCCGTCGATGACGTAGGCGAGCGTGCCTTCGACTACCGTCAGCTCCTCGACCTGGTGCGGGTGCCGGTGCATCGCCGGTCCGCGGCCGGGAACAACCTCGCTCTCGGCGTGCATCCACTCGCGGTCGCCGTCGCGAGTCACGCCGAGAATCGTGATGCGCTCGCCTCCGCCGTCGTAGGTGCGTGGCGGGTCGGCCGCTCCGAGCCCTGGCAAGACGTGGTGCATCAGCGCGACTCCGTGGACTTGACGCGTGTAAAGTTTACACGTGTAAAGTACGCTGCGCCGCGTCGGGCGTCAATGTAGATTGCCCGGCATGCCCCGCCGCTCGACCACCGACACCCATCAACGTCTACTCGACGCCGGCCGCGCGCTCGCCGAGCGGGTCGGCGCCGCCGAGCTCACACTCGAGGCCGTGGCGCGCGAAGCGCGCGTCTCCCGGCAAACGGTCTATCTGCACTTCAAGTCACGCGCGCGCTTCTTCTTCGCGCTCGCCGACGCGACCGGCGCCGACGCGGTCTTCGGCGCCGCGGAGGCGCTCGTCCGTGACGCGCCAACGGCCGACGCGGCGCTGCGCCGCCTGATCGAGCTCCGCGCCGCGCGGTCCGCCGTCTCGTACAAGCTCACGGCCGCGTTTCACGCCGTGGCCCACGCCGATCCCGAGATGGCGGGACTTTGGGACAAGCGCCAGGTGCGCCGCCTCCACGTCTTTCGCGCGCTCGCGCGGCGGTTCCACGCGGAGCGCCGGTTGCGTCGCGGCATGTCGGTGGACGATGCCGCCGCCCTGATGTGGGCGAGCCTGTCATTCGAGAACTGGTACTATCTCGTGCACGCGAACAAGTGGCCGGCCCGCCGGTTCGTCGCGCGCACGCACCAGATGCTGGTGCGCGCGCTTACCGCGTAACGTGCGCGAACCCGCTCACGACCACGTCAGGCTTCCATCAGCGATCGGCAATGTGCGCACGCGAACACCCGTCGCGGCGAAGATCGCGTTGCAGACCGCCGGTGCCGCGGCCGGAAGTCCAGGCTCGCCCAATCCGGTCGGCGACGCATCGGACTTGATGAATTCGACGTCGACGATCGGCGGCGCGTGTTTCATCCTCAACATGCGATAGTCGTTGAAATTCGTCTGCGCGACGCCGCCATGCTCGATGGTGATCTTCTGAAACCACGCCGCGCTGATGCCGTCGAGCATTGCGCCCTGCACCTGACTCTCCGCTGCGCTCAGGTTGATGATGGTGCCGGCATCGACGACGGAAGTCAGTTTCTTGATCGCGAGCTCGCCCTGGCGGCTCACCGCCACGTCGGCGACGATCGCGACGTAAGCGCCCATCGTATGCGTGATCGCGAAACCCTGGCCCTCACCCCGCGGACGCGACTTGCCCCAACCCGCCTTCTCGGTGGCGCGCTTCAGGACTGCGGTCATCTTCGCCGCGTCGAACCCACGACTTCCGGCGGGCGGAGCCGCGGC
This genomic window contains:
- a CDS encoding cupin domain-containing protein; the protein is MHHVLPGLGAADPPRTYDGGGERITILGVTRDGDREWMHAESEVVPGRGPAMHRHPHQVEELTVVEGTLAYVIDGGPVRTAEPGMTVVFPAGVAHRFWNAGDTLMRCTGRISPPMRFEAFIAALYRSFAEHGGRRPGLFDLAFLLHHFAEENELAAIPRPVRAIVFPVLRAIGRATGRYRKFRDL
- a CDS encoding helix-turn-helix domain-containing protein yields the protein MPRRSTTDTHQRLLDAGRALAERVGAAELTLEAVAREARVSRQTVYLHFKSRARFFFALADATGADAVFGAAEALVRDAPTADAALRRLIELRAARSAVSYKLTAAFHAVAHADPEMAGLWDKRQVRRLHVFRALARRFHAERRLRRGMSVDDAAALMWASLSFENWYYLVHANKWPARRFVARTHQMLVRALTA